A single window of Sparus aurata chromosome 12, fSpaAur1.1, whole genome shotgun sequence DNA harbors:
- the LOC115592389 gene encoding tripartite motif-containing protein 16-like, whose amino-acid sequence MAQRGIEQEKLCCSICLDLLKDPVAIPCGHSYCMNCIRSYWEEKDQKEIHSCPQCRQTFQPRPALVKSTMLADLVEELKKTGLQAAPADHCYAGPEDVACDFCTGRKLKAVKSCLQCLVSYCEQHLRPHYESPAFEKHKLVDPSKKLQDNICTRHSEVMKIFCRTDQQCICYLCSMDEHKGHDTVSASAVMTEKQKELEVSRQQIQQRIQDREKEVKLLQREVEAVNHSADKAVRDSEKIFTDMKQQIRSRQKTEVTHINKLQEKVEQEIADLRRKDAALEQLSHLGDHTQFLNNYTLLPRLREASDSPSINMCSLSHTEGATAAVSEVRDKLQAIFGEEWSKTSLTETGVDVFLPQSEPKTRSEFLQHSCQLTLDPNTAHACISCNRGTAQHYSHDCRIVRLCQHPDRFISWAQVLCRECMSGRCYWEVEWSGHVFVAVAYKDISREGRESAFGNNVKSWALQCYSDGYEFRHNNFRTSISGPPSSRIGVYLDHHAGILSFYSVSDTMTLLHRVQTTFTQPLCPGVGLFYWGDRAEICAALNTED is encoded by the coding sequence ATGGCGCAACGAGGGATTGAGCAGGAAAAACTCTGCTGTTCGATCTGtctggatctactgaaggatccggttgctattccctgtggacacagctactgtatgaactgtattaGAAGCTACTGGGAAGAAAAGGATCAGAAAGAAATCCACAGCTGTCCTCAGTGCAGACAGACCTTCCAACCGAGGCCTGCCCTGGTGAAAAGCACCATGTTAGCagatttagtggaggagctgaagaagactggactccaagctgctccagctgatcactgctatgccggacctgaagatgtggcctgtgatttctgcactgggaggaagcTTAAAGCTGTCaagtcctgtctgcagtgtctgGTCTCTTACTGTGAGCAGCACCTCCGGCCTCACTATGAATCTCCTGCCTTtgagaaacacaagctggtcgACCCCTCCAAGAAGCTTCAGGACAACATCTGTACTCGTCACAGCGAGGTGATGAAGATTTTCTGCCgcactgatcagcagtgtatctgttaccTCTGCTCCATGGatgaacataaaggccacgacacagtctCAGCTTCAGCAGTAATGACCGAGAAGCAGAAAGAGCTCGAGGTGAGTCGGCAACagatccagcagagaatccaggacagagagaaagaagtgaaGCTGCTCCAGCGGGAGGTGGAGGCTGTCAATcactctgctgataaagcagtgagagacagtgagaagatctttaCAGACATGAAGCAGCAGATCAGATCTCGTCAGAAGACTGAAGTGACTCACATCAACAAGCTTCAGGAGAAGGTGGAGCAGGAGATCGCTGACCTgaggaggaaagacgctgcactggagcagctctcacaccTCGGGGATCATACACAGTTTCTGAACAATTACACCCTGCTGCCGCGTCTTAGGGAAGCTTCAGACTCACCCAGCATCAACATGTGTTCTCTGTCTCACACCGAGGGTGCGAccgcagctgtgtcagaggtcagagataAGCTACAGGCCATCTTTGGTGAGGAATGGAGCAAAACCTCACTGACAGAGACTGGAGTAGATGTTTTCCTACCGCAGTCAGAGCCAAAGACAAGAAGTGAATTCTTACAGCATTCGTGTCAactcacactggatccaaacacagcacacgCTTGTATATCTTGTAACAGGGGCACAGCACAACATTACTCTCATGATTGTCGTATTGTACGATTGTGCCAACATCCAGACAGATTTATTAGCTGGGCTCAGGTTTTGTGCAGAGAATGCATGAGTGgacgctgttactgggaggtggagtggagtggaCATGTTTTTGTAGCAGTGGCATACAAGGATATTAGcagagaaggaagagaaagtGCGTTTGGAAACAATGTGAAGTCTTGGGCCTTACAGTGTTACAGTGATGGTTATGAATTCAGACATAACAACTTCAGAACCTCCATCTCAGGTCCTCCGTCCTCCAGGAtaggagtgtacctggatcatcatgcaggtattctgtccttctacagcgtctctgacaccatgactctcctccacagagtccagaccacctTCACTCAGCCGCTCTGTCCTGGAGTTGGTTTGTTTTACTGGGGAGACCGTGCTGAAATCtgtgcagctttaaacacagaagactga
- the txnl1 gene encoding thioredoxin-like protein 1, translated as MVGVKVIGSDPDFQPELAAAGSRLAVVKFTMAGCQPCIRIAPAFNMLSSKYPQVVFLEVDVHVCQATAAANNISATPTFLFFRNRVRVDQYQGADAAGLEEKIKQHTENDPGNSEDSDIPKGYMDLMPFVNKAGCECLNESDDCGFDNCLIKDSSYLESDCDEQLLITIAFNQPVKLFSMKIQSSEFAQAPKAVKLFINLPRSMGFDDAERSEATQAMELSEEDYKDDGLIPLRYVKFQNVQSATLFVKSNQGDEETTKINYLTFIGTPVQATNMNDFKRVVGKKGESH; from the exons ATGGTCGGTGTTAAAGTTATCGGGAGCGACCCGGACTTCCAGCCGGAGCTAGCGGCCGCCGGCTCCAGGCTCGCCGTGGTGAAGTTCACAATGGCAGG gTGTCAGCCCTGTATCAGAATAGCTCCAGCGTTCAACATGTTGAGTAGCAAGTACCCACAGGTCGTCTTCCTTGAAGTAGATGTTCATGTCTGTCAG GCGACAGCTGCAGCCAACAACATCTCAGCCACACCGACGTTCTTGTTCTTTAGGAACCGGGTCCGGGTGGATCAGTATCAGGGAGCGGACGCTGCAGGTCTGGAGGAGAAGATCAAACAGCACACAGAGAACGACCCAGGAAACAGCGAGGACTCTGACATTCCAAAGGGATAC ATGGACCTCATGCCTTTTGTCAACAAAGCCGGCTGTGAGTGCCTCAACGAGAGCGACGACTGTGGCTTCGACAACTGCTTAATCAAAGACTCCTCCTATCTGGAGTCTGACTGTGATGAACAG TTGCTGATAACTATCGCATTCAACCAGCCTGTGAAGCTCTTCTCTATGAAGATACAGTCCTCAGAATTtg CCCAAGCCCCTAAGGCGGTGAAGTTGTTCATCAATCTTCCTCGGTCAATGGGTTTTGACGACGCTGAGCGGAGTGAAGCCACTCAGGCTATGGAGCTGTCGGAGGAGGACTACAAAGACGACGGCTTGATTCCTCTGCGCTACGTAAAGTTTCAGAACGTACAAAGTGCTACG TTGTTTGTCAAGTCGAACCAAGGAGACGAGGAGACAACAAAAATCAACTACCTGACGTTTATAGGCACTCCAGTACAGGCCACCAACATGAACGACTTCAAAAGG GTTGTgggaaagaaaggagagagtCACTGA